Proteins from one Setaria italica strain Yugu1 chromosome V, Setaria_italica_v2.0, whole genome shotgun sequence genomic window:
- the LOC101765982 gene encoding disease resistance protein RPS2, with the protein MDFIRSLFDFVFGPFTELFSRTFQYVLSCESFIRSMSREMKELGSRRDDVERRVSAAVEQGMKPTSQLQWWMESVAVLERDAAMIQDDFRSRPSSWSLWFAYQISKRADEMRSLARSLKSKGDFETVVSQVCSNLFMEMPSNECIGREPILEELYALMQDDSVSMVGIHGMAGVGKSTLLHAFHNGVISRMTRLDIIVCAEMRDDDGCDYEEELQISVMNQLRLPLQEKATKKDRAAVLFSTLSKKKFLLIVDNLRAPINLGAVGLPCSSAALRRSNSKIVLATRNEEVCDRMDVRKKMRVECLPWESSWALFQGRAAGAELVLSSSEVRANAEELAKNCGGLPCALVTVARAVASKRTVQEWKHATMALSTRPWQVAGMVDDVLSPLKSSYDRFCDDDLKTCLLYCAMFPPGFSISKTWVIDYCIGEEAIDGFSNPEEAYNRGYSLLGNLEAASLLERGDDADKIRVHPVVRLLIAWLVSACGRETSRWLVRPGAGLAEAPDSEGWKRARRMSLMHNQISVLPSAPSCPDLLTLLLCENRKLAEVPDTFFQCMPRLRVLDLSNTAIERLPVGISALSDLQHLDVSHTNLVALPQEVGTLGELRFLQLSWTPRLRVVPSGTISSLLQLRALHMYSSYADWEAAGSANFDELESLWQLRSLDLTLQTVEALRRLATSAQLGASTRRLHLSRCQGLGGIRLPAGALWANMNALQWLRISNCANLEDVTISVDCSSRRASLLSLQELVLHRLPKVKIMWRGDLPFLSLRRLYVWSCTGIEALVVRDGPAASDATAPAAFPNVTHVQLVNLPELKSLVAGGGASLALPALEVLEVRRCPKLGSLSVAKPKAAAAVRCAAEWWAGLDWVDDAAKTSFKPVFI; encoded by the coding sequence ATGGATTTCATCAGATCCTTGTTTGATTTCGTCTTCGGCCCTTTCACGGAGTTGTTCTCCAGGACCTTCCAGTATGTCTTATCCTGCGAAAGCTTCATCCGCTCCATGTCAAGGGAGATGAAGGAGCTGGGAAGCAGGAGGGATGACGTGGAGCGCCGCGTCAGCGCCGCGGTTGAGCAGGGGATGAAGCCGACGAGCCAGCTGCAGTGGTGGATGGAGTCCGTGGCGGTGTTGGAGCGAGACGCCGCAATGATTCAGGACGACTTCCGTAGTCGGCCGAGCTCATGGAGCCTCTGGTTCGCCTACCAGATCAGCAAGAGGGCCGACGAGATGCGGTCGCTGGCACGCAGCCTCAAGAGCAAAGGCGACTTTGAGACGGTGGTCAGTCAGGTATGTTCCAACTTGTTCATGGAGATGCCCAGCAACGAGTGTATCGGAAGGGAGCCCATCTTGGAGGAGCTGTATGCTCTGATGCAAGATGATAGTGTCAGCATGGTGGGCATCCATGGCATGGCTGGAGTGGGGAAGTCAACGCTGTTGCACGCGTTCCACAATGGCGTGATCTCCAGGATGACGCGTCTGGACATCATCGTCTGTGCAGAGATGCGAGACGACGACGGCTGTGACTACGAGGAGGAGCTCCAGATCAGTGTGATGAATCAGCTTCGGTTGCCGTTGCAGGAGAAGGCAACGAAGAAGGACCGAGCGGCTGTCCTGTTCAGCACGTTGAGCAAGAAGAAATTCTTGCTCATCGTCGACAACCTGCGGGCGCCGATCAATCTTGGTGCCGTGGGGCTCCCCTGCTCATCCGCAGCGCTGCGCCGTTCTAACAGCAAGATTGTGCTGGCGACGCGCAACGAGGAGGTGTGCGACCGGATGGATGTCAGGAAGAAGATGAGAGTAGAATGCCTGCCGTGGGAGAGCTCATGGGCGCTGTTTCAAGGGAGAGCAGCTGGAGCCGAGCTTGTCCTGTCAAGCTCAGAGGTGCGGGCGAACGCCGAGGAGCTGGCCAAAAACTGTGGGGGCTTGCCCTGTGCGCTCGTCACGGTTGCTCGTGCAGTGGCGAGCAAGCGAACGGTGCAAGAGTGGAAGCACGCAACCATGGCCTTGAGCACCAGGCCATGGCAGGTCGCCGGCATGGTGGACGACGTGCTGTCCCCGTTGAAGAGCAGCTACGACCGGTTCTGCGATGACGACCTGAAGACATGCCTCTTGTACTGCGCAATGTTCCCACCGGGCTTCAGCATCTCCAAGACATGGGTCATCGACTACTGCATTGGCGAGGAAGCCATTGATGGTTTCAGCAACCCTGAGGAGGCGTACAACAGGGGGTACAGTCTCCTTGGCAACCTGGAGGCTGCCTCGTTGCTGGAGAGAGGCGATGACGCCGACAAGATCAGGGTTCACCCGGTGGTGCGCCTTCTTATCGCCTGGTTGGTGTCGGCGTGCGGGAGGGAGACGAGCCGGTGGCTGGTGCGGCCGGGCGCTGGCCTCGCCGAAGCACCGGACTCCGAGGGGTGGAAGAGAGCACGGCGTATGTCGTTGATGCACAACCAGATCTCTGTTCTGCCGTCGGCGCCGTCGTGCCCTGACCTGTTGACTTTGCTTCTCTGCGAGAACCGCAAGCTGGCAGAGGTCCCTGACACCTTCTTCCAATGCATGCCACGGCTGAGAGTGCTGGATCTATCAAACACGGCGATCGAGCGGCTTCCCGTGGGCATCAGCGCTCTGTCGGACCTGCAGCACCTCGACGTCTCGCACACCAACCTCGTCGCGCTGCCGCAAGAGGTTGGGACGCTCGGGGAGCTGAGGTTCTTGCAGCTCTCGTGGACGCCGCGCCTGCGAGTCGTTCCCAGCGGGACGATCTCCAGCCTACTGCAGCTGCGAGCGTTGCACATGTACTCCAGCTACGCGGACTGGgaggcggccggcagcgccaaCTTCGACGAGCTGGAGAGCCTGTGGCAGCTGCGGTCGCTGGACCTCACGCTTCAGACAGTAGAGGCGCTCAGGAGGCTCGCCACATCTGCGCAGCTCGGCGCCTCCACTCGCCGTCTGCACCTGTCCAGATGCCAAGGCCTGGGTGGCATCAGGCTGCCGGCCGGGGCGCTCTGGGCGAACATGAACGCGTTGCAGTGGCTCCGCATCTCCAACTGCGCCAATCTTGAAGACGTGACCATCAGCGTGGACTGCAGCAGCCGGCGAGCTTCGCTGCTCAGCCTGCAGGAGCTCGTCTTGCATCGGCTTCCCAAGGTAAAGATCATGTGGCGGGGTGACCTGCCGTTCCTGTCGTTGCGCCGCCTGTACGTCTGGTCTTGCACCGGCATCGAGGCCCTGGTTGTTCGTGACGGCCCGGCGGCGTCGGACGCCACGGCGCCCGCCGCGTTCCCGAACGTGACGCACGTGCAGCTCGTGAACCTGCCGGAGCTGAAGAGCTTGGTCGCGGGAGGGGGTGCGTCGTTGGCACTGCCGGCGCTGGAGGTTTTGGAGGTGAGGAGGTGCCCGAAGCTGGGCAGCCTTTCTGTCGCCAAGCcgaaggccgcggcggcggtgaggtgcGCCGCGGAGTGGTGGGCAGGGCTGGACTGGGTGGACGATGCCGCCAAAACTAGCTTCAAACCCGTGTTTATCTAG